The following are from one region of the Magallana gigas chromosome 6, xbMagGiga1.1, whole genome shotgun sequence genome:
- the LOC105322435 gene encoding putative ammonium transporter 3 isoform X2 translates to MDVPNRFRIETLDDATWILTCAFIIFTMQSGFGLLESGSVTVKNEVNIMMKNAVDVMFGGLTFWMVGYGLGFGDEPGANPFCGWGDFFVHANSSELGWTYSKFFFQSSFATTATTIVSGSMAERTRLDAYIVFSMLNTFIFCIPAHWVWAPGGWLYEMGVIDIAGAGPVHLVGGVTGLVATLMLKPRHGRFTTDKNEQPAMGSPTNAILGMFMLWWGWLGFNCGSTFGISGLKWKLAARSAVTTTLASVAGGIVGTMTSYIFKQRRFDVGYTINGILGSLVGITASCALAKPWEALVIGVCSSLITNGVCELLSKLKIDDPVGCVGTHAASGMFSLLASGFLTEKDELTDAMQLDRIRPGLVYSGDFRQLGIQALAVVSICGWTVVTSVVFLKLIQVTVGLRVSLEEEIIGADIVEHAIGGVFYNKKTRMIESEQASKEEPDIIRHYDQPIATMHRRQSHVYGRRFSTQSGSCKDSLHYQLPVSLSDEVDVSEKNSPLTLLKNIMNWCKTRKNPVLFSPKDYVTPNLPISHDNEIYDLQGNLPYPSIPSCKYVEETNRDNITVTYV, encoded by the exons ATGGATGTCCCTAACAGGTTTCGAATTGAGACCTTGGATGATGCCACGTGGATTTTGACTTGTGCGTTCATTATCTTCACGATGCAATCTG GGTTTGGTCTGCTGGAGAGCGGCTCGGTGACGGTGAAAAATGAGGTCAACATCATGATGAAGAACGCCGTCGATGTCATGTTCGGGGGATTGACGTTCTGGATGGTTGGGTATGGCCTGGGCTTTGGGGACGAGCCTGGAGCAAATCCTTTCTGTGGTTGGGGCGACTTCTTTGTTCATGCCAACTCCTCGGAGTTAGGATGGACCTATTCCAAGTTCTTCTTCCAGTCATCGTTTGCAACGACGGCAACTACTATTGTGTCAG GTTCAATGGCGGAGAGAACTCGTTTAGATGCTTACATCGTATTCTCCATGTTGAACACTTTCATCTTCTGCATTCCCGCCCATTGGGTCTGGGCGCCCGGTGGCTGGTTGTATGAAATGGGCGTGATTGACATTGCGGGGGCAGGACCAGTCCACCTTGTGGGCGGAGTCACAGGTTTAGTAGCAACTTTAATGCTGAAACCAAGACACGGGCGGTTCACCACGGACAAAAATGAACAGCCCGCGATGGGAAGTCCAACAAATGCCATCCTTGGAATGTTCATGCTGTG GTGGGGTTGGCTCGGATTTAACTGTGGAAGCACATTTGGTATATCCGGGCTAAAGTGGAAACTTGCGGCAag ATCAGCTGTAACGACGACTTTGGCCTCTGTTGCTGGCGGCATCGTAGGGACCATGACCAG CTACATATTTAAACAACGAAGGTTTGATGTGGGCTACACTATCAATGGAATTTTAGGGTCGCTTGTGGGGATTACGG CAAGTTGTGCCCTCGCAAAGCCATGGGAAGCCCTGGTGATTGGGGTGTGTTCGAGTTTGATTACCAATGGAGTTTGTGAGCTTCTGAGCAAGCTTAAGATAGATGATCCTGTGG GCTGTGTCGGAACTCATGCTGCTAGTGGAATGTTTAGTCTACTTGCATCCGGATTTCTTACTGAGAAAGACGAGCTGACTGACGCTATGCAATTGGACAGAATTCGCCCAGGGTTGGTTTAT TCTGGTGATTTTCGACAGCTTGGGATTCAAGCTCTTGCTGTTGTTTCTATTTGTGGATGGACAGTCGTTACGTCTGTAGTTTTCTTAAAGCTGATCCAGGTCACCGTTGGCCTAAGGGTGAGTCTCGAAGAAGAGATCATCGGAGCGGATATTGTGGAACATGCGATAGGGGGcgtattttacaataaaaagaccCGAATGATCGAATCAGAACAAGCCAGTAAAGAGGAGCCAGATATCATACGTCATTATGACCAACCAATCGCAACGATGCACCGAAGACAAAGCCACGTATACGGCAGACGGTTTTCAACTCAAAGTGGAAGTTGCAAAGATAGTCTACATTATCAATTGCCAGTGTCTCTTAGTGATGAGGTTGATGTATCCGAAAAGAATTCACCACTGACCTTGTTAAAAAACATCATGAATTGGTGTAAAACTAGAAAAAATCCTGTTTTGTTTAGTCCAAAAGATTACGTTACGCCAAATTTACCAATTAGCCATGACAACGAGATTTATGATCTTCAGGGTAATTTGCCCTACCCCTCCATACCATCTTGCAAGTATGTTGAAGAAACAAACAGAGACAACATAACAGTGACTTATGTATAA
- the LOC105322435 gene encoding putative ammonium transporter 3 isoform X1 yields the protein MIPNATKEKFEDPQNDSIWILSSTFIIFTMQSGFGLLESGSVTVKNEVNIMMKNAVDVMFGGLTFWMVGYGLGFGDEPGANPFCGWGDFFVHANSSELGWTYSKFFFQSSFATTATTIVSGSMAERTRLDAYIVFSMLNTFIFCIPAHWVWAPGGWLYEMGVIDIAGAGPVHLVGGVTGLVATLMLKPRHGRFTTDKNEQPAMGSPTNAILGMFMLWWGWLGFNCGSTFGISGLKWKLAARSAVTTTLASVAGGIVGTMTSYIFKQRRFDVGYTINGILGSLVGITASCALAKPWEALVIGVCSSLITNGVCELLSKLKIDDPVGCVGTHAASGMFSLLASGFLTEKDELTDAMQLDRIRPGLVYSGDFRQLGIQALAVVSICGWTVVTSVVFLKLIQVTVGLRVSLEEEIIGADIVEHAIGGVFYNKKTRMIESEQASKEEPDIIRHYDQPIATMHRRQSHVYGRRFSTQSGSCKDSLHYQLPVSLSDEVDVSEKNSPLTLLKNIMNWCKTRKNPVLFSPKDYVTPNLPISHDNEIYDLQGNLPYPSIPSCKYVEETNRDNITVTYV from the exons ATGATTCCCAATGCAACTAAAGAAAAATTCGAAGACCCCCAAAACGACTCTATTTGGATTCTTTCTAGCACCTTTATAATTTTTACGATGCAATCTG GGTTTGGTCTGCTGGAGAGCGGCTCGGTGACGGTGAAAAATGAGGTCAACATCATGATGAAGAACGCCGTCGATGTCATGTTCGGGGGATTGACGTTCTGGATGGTTGGGTATGGCCTGGGCTTTGGGGACGAGCCTGGAGCAAATCCTTTCTGTGGTTGGGGCGACTTCTTTGTTCATGCCAACTCCTCGGAGTTAGGATGGACCTATTCCAAGTTCTTCTTCCAGTCATCGTTTGCAACGACGGCAACTACTATTGTGTCAG GTTCAATGGCGGAGAGAACTCGTTTAGATGCTTACATCGTATTCTCCATGTTGAACACTTTCATCTTCTGCATTCCCGCCCATTGGGTCTGGGCGCCCGGTGGCTGGTTGTATGAAATGGGCGTGATTGACATTGCGGGGGCAGGACCAGTCCACCTTGTGGGCGGAGTCACAGGTTTAGTAGCAACTTTAATGCTGAAACCAAGACACGGGCGGTTCACCACGGACAAAAATGAACAGCCCGCGATGGGAAGTCCAACAAATGCCATCCTTGGAATGTTCATGCTGTG GTGGGGTTGGCTCGGATTTAACTGTGGAAGCACATTTGGTATATCCGGGCTAAAGTGGAAACTTGCGGCAag ATCAGCTGTAACGACGACTTTGGCCTCTGTTGCTGGCGGCATCGTAGGGACCATGACCAG CTACATATTTAAACAACGAAGGTTTGATGTGGGCTACACTATCAATGGAATTTTAGGGTCGCTTGTGGGGATTACGG CAAGTTGTGCCCTCGCAAAGCCATGGGAAGCCCTGGTGATTGGGGTGTGTTCGAGTTTGATTACCAATGGAGTTTGTGAGCTTCTGAGCAAGCTTAAGATAGATGATCCTGTGG GCTGTGTCGGAACTCATGCTGCTAGTGGAATGTTTAGTCTACTTGCATCCGGATTTCTTACTGAGAAAGACGAGCTGACTGACGCTATGCAATTGGACAGAATTCGCCCAGGGTTGGTTTAT TCTGGTGATTTTCGACAGCTTGGGATTCAAGCTCTTGCTGTTGTTTCTATTTGTGGATGGACAGTCGTTACGTCTGTAGTTTTCTTAAAGCTGATCCAGGTCACCGTTGGCCTAAGGGTGAGTCTCGAAGAAGAGATCATCGGAGCGGATATTGTGGAACATGCGATAGGGGGcgtattttacaataaaaagaccCGAATGATCGAATCAGAACAAGCCAGTAAAGAGGAGCCAGATATCATACGTCATTATGACCAACCAATCGCAACGATGCACCGAAGACAAAGCCACGTATACGGCAGACGGTTTTCAACTCAAAGTGGAAGTTGCAAAGATAGTCTACATTATCAATTGCCAGTGTCTCTTAGTGATGAGGTTGATGTATCCGAAAAGAATTCACCACTGACCTTGTTAAAAAACATCATGAATTGGTGTAAAACTAGAAAAAATCCTGTTTTGTTTAGTCCAAAAGATTACGTTACGCCAAATTTACCAATTAGCCATGACAACGAGATTTATGATCTTCAGGGTAATTTGCCCTACCCCTCCATACCATCTTGCAAGTATGTTGAAGAAACAAACAGAGACAACATAACAGTGACTTATGTATAA